A portion of the Acidisarcina polymorpha genome contains these proteins:
- a CDS encoding NAD(P)-binding oxidoreductase, which translates to MRRRRHFRRHFRHVGAELASAASGADVVVFAAGSGAEDPDSMIDAVDGDGVSKAIEAARLANISRLLLVSVFPEAWRERQMPKSFEHYIEVKKRADVCLARSPLDWIILRPSVLTDGPGQGLTSLGPAENHTQIPRDDVAETIAVLLHMPGVRRRLLEVTAGGTAISEAVAAVVSR; encoded by the coding sequence ATACGGCGTCGCAGGCATTTTAGGCGACATTTCCGACATGTCGGGGCTGAGCTCGCATCGGCGGCCTCAGGGGCTGACGTCGTGGTATTTGCAGCAGGTTCCGGAGCCGAGGATCCCGACTCGATGATAGATGCTGTCGACGGGGATGGGGTGAGCAAAGCAATAGAAGCGGCGCGTCTGGCGAACATTTCGAGGCTTTTATTGGTGTCGGTGTTTCCTGAGGCTTGGCGAGAACGTCAGATGCCGAAGAGCTTTGAACACTACATAGAAGTAAAGAAGAGAGCTGATGTCTGTCTCGCTCGGAGCCCACTTGATTGGATTATTCTCAGGCCTTCTGTGTTGACCGATGGTCCCGGCCAAGGACTCACCAGCCTGGGCCCAGCTGAGAATCACACACAGATCCCGCGCGACGATGTAGCCGAGACGATCGCAGTACTCCTGCACATGCCGGGGGTGCGACGAAGACTTCTAGAGGTCACCGCAGGTGGGACCGCTATTAGCGAAGCCGTCGCCGCGGTAGTGAGCAGGTAG
- a CDS encoding helix-turn-helix transcriptional regulator, whose protein sequence is MHANYSNPVCIDDLAALVYMSPATLHRQFKLLTSLSPHQYLKRLRLLEARRLLFCGNRSVKSVAFQVGYVSASHFSREYARLFGQRPGQKETPRVRDCIYRDQRRNEVPD, encoded by the coding sequence TTGCATGCAAACTACAGCAATCCCGTATGTATTGACGACCTAGCGGCTCTTGTATACATGAGCCCAGCGACGTTGCATCGCCAGTTCAAACTCTTGACCTCTTTGTCCCCACACCAGTACCTAAAACGCCTTCGGCTTCTCGAAGCCAGGCGGCTCCTCTTTTGCGGGAATAGAAGTGTCAAGAGCGTTGCGTTTCAAGTTGGATACGTAAGTGCGTCCCATTTCAGCCGGGAGTACGCGCGTTTGTTCGGCCAGCGCCCAGGACAGAAGGAGACGCCACGCGTTCGCGATTGCATCTACCGAGATCAACGACGCAATGAGGTGCCAGATTGA
- the fumC gene encoding class II fumarate hydratase has product MPNIPDTEIKDGNYKPGTILDEKWRVEIDSMGQVRVPAERLWGAQTQRSLIHFSIGNDHMPIEVYHAYGVVKKAAALVNTRLGRLPKEKADLIIKSADEVIAGKLDENFPLFVWQTGSGTQSNMNVNEVISNRSIQLANGLVGSQHPIHPNDHVNLSQSSNDTFPTAMHIAAVKELREVLLPKVGALLTAIENKANQWKDVVKIGRTHLEDAVPLTVGQEWSGYAVQIRQALQRVEASLDELYQLAAGGTAVGTGLNAPEHFGVEIAKEIANLTTFPFVTAPNKFAAQGSLDAMVAAHAALRGLAVALMKIANDMRWLASGPRCGISELILPSNEPGSSIMPGKVNPTQCEAIVMICIQVIGDDAAVAFAGSQGNFELNAMRPIIINNFLHSARILADGCEKFRLFSVEGTKINEKKIEGYVANSLMLVTALSPVIGYEKASKIAYAAQNDGSTLREAATKSGEIDEKKFDEIVNPQKMVGDTTLIFEV; this is encoded by the coding sequence ATGCCAAACATCCCGGACACAGAAATTAAGGATGGGAACTATAAGCCTGGAACGATTCTCGATGAGAAATGGCGAGTCGAGATCGATTCGATGGGGCAAGTGAGAGTACCTGCAGAACGCCTTTGGGGAGCTCAGACTCAGAGGTCCTTGATCCATTTCTCCATCGGAAACGACCACATGCCGATCGAGGTCTACCACGCGTACGGCGTTGTGAAGAAGGCGGCGGCGCTGGTAAATACCCGGCTCGGACGTCTTCCGAAGGAGAAGGCCGACCTCATCATCAAGAGCGCCGATGAGGTCATTGCCGGAAAGCTTGATGAGAACTTCCCGCTGTTTGTCTGGCAGACCGGTAGCGGCACTCAAAGCAATATGAACGTCAACGAGGTGATCAGCAACCGCTCCATTCAGCTCGCCAACGGCCTGGTAGGCTCGCAGCACCCAATACATCCAAACGACCACGTGAACTTGTCTCAGAGTTCAAACGACACCTTTCCGACCGCAATGCACATCGCAGCGGTCAAGGAATTACGGGAAGTCCTTCTACCAAAGGTAGGAGCGTTGCTTACTGCTATCGAGAACAAAGCGAATCAATGGAAGGACGTCGTTAAGATTGGACGAACTCACCTGGAAGATGCGGTTCCCCTCACCGTAGGTCAAGAATGGTCGGGCTATGCGGTACAGATACGTCAAGCCCTGCAGCGGGTCGAAGCATCGCTCGATGAGCTTTATCAATTGGCGGCTGGTGGCACTGCGGTCGGCACCGGTCTGAATGCACCGGAACACTTCGGCGTCGAGATCGCGAAAGAGATCGCCAACTTGACAACATTTCCCTTTGTGACCGCCCCAAACAAATTTGCCGCACAGGGGTCGCTCGACGCGATGGTTGCGGCGCATGCAGCACTAAGGGGCTTGGCCGTTGCACTGATGAAGATTGCCAACGATATGCGATGGCTTGCATCGGGTCCGCGATGCGGTATCAGCGAATTGATTCTTCCCTCGAACGAGCCAGGCTCCTCAATCATGCCGGGCAAGGTCAACCCGACTCAATGCGAAGCTATCGTCATGATCTGCATTCAGGTGATTGGCGATGACGCAGCGGTTGCTTTTGCTGGCTCACAGGGCAACTTTGAGCTGAATGCTATGCGACCGATCATCATCAACAACTTCTTACACTCCGCACGGATACTTGCCGACGGTTGTGAAAAGTTCAGATTGTTCTCTGTCGAGGGCACCAAGATCAACGAGAAGAAGATCGAGGGGTATGTCGCGAACTCGCTTATGCTCGTCACGGCTTTGAGCCCGGTGATCGGTTATGAAAAAGCATCGAAGATTGCCTACGCTGCGCAGAACGACGGTAGTACTTTACGCGAGGCGGCTACAAAGTCCGGGGAGATTGATGAAAAGAAGTTCGACGAAATCGTGAACCCGCAGAAGATGGTTGGTGACACCACGCTGATCTTCGAAGTCTAG
- a CDS encoding SDR family oxidoreductase, with product MMKKVLVTGAGTGFGHEAAMRLAEKGFEVIASVEIWAQKQTVERDAKARGVKLQVEKLDVTVAGDRKKALDWGIEILVNNAGVLEGGAVVDIPGDNMRREFEVNVIGPILLTQGIAKQMVKRGKGRIVWVSSREGLNVNPFTGIYSASKHAIEAVAETMKMELQEFGIEVATVNPGPFLTGFNDRGFETWKSWEDEPSERLFNYSKLAFPRAQFDPEPVYATLTAVAAGELDTYRNLEPKSMLDETKQLIMAPWDKKTTDDLGKRAEQVKKCYEMTPETPAPTKPGK from the coding sequence ATGATGAAGAAGGTCTTGGTCACGGGAGCAGGCACCGGCTTCGGGCACGAAGCCGCTATGAGGCTGGCCGAGAAAGGTTTCGAGGTAATTGCCTCAGTAGAAATATGGGCGCAAAAGCAAACCGTTGAGCGCGATGCGAAGGCTCGCGGTGTGAAGCTTCAGGTAGAGAAGCTGGATGTAACAGTTGCGGGGGATCGAAAGAAGGCCCTCGACTGGGGTATCGAGATCCTGGTGAATAATGCCGGCGTCCTTGAAGGCGGCGCTGTCGTGGACATTCCAGGGGACAACATGCGGCGCGAATTCGAAGTCAACGTCATCGGCCCGATCCTTCTCACGCAAGGAATTGCTAAGCAGATGGTGAAGCGCGGAAAAGGGAGAATCGTCTGGGTCTCTTCGCGAGAGGGCCTCAACGTAAACCCGTTCACCGGTATCTATTCGGCTTCCAAACACGCCATTGAGGCAGTTGCAGAGACGATGAAAATGGAACTTCAGGAGTTTGGGATTGAGGTCGCTACCGTGAATCCGGGACCGTTCCTCACCGGCTTCAATGACCGGGGGTTTGAAACCTGGAAGAGCTGGGAAGACGAACCCTCCGAACGACTGTTTAACTATTCGAAGTTAGCCTTTCCCAGAGCGCAATTCGATCCCGAGCCGGTTTACGCCACGCTCACTGCAGTAGCGGCAGGTGAACTCGATACGTATCGCAACTTGGAACCGAAGTCGATGCTTGACGAGACCAAGCAACTGATTATGGCGCCGTGGGACAAGAAAACCACTGACGATCTCGGTAAGCGGGCAGAGCAGGTCAAGAAGTGCTACGAGATGACACCGGAAACTCCTGCCCCGACGAAGCCTGGGAAGTAG